aacagaaacatTCACAATGTAAACAGTACACAGCTGTGGAACTACATCTTTATACATGACCACTCTACCTTGTCCATGCTAGCTTGATTGAGTCTCATTATGGATGCGTGAGCCAGCCTGTCGAACACAGTCCGCAGAGCCTTCTTGGAGTAAAGCTCCTGTGGTTTAAAAAGCTCTTCCAGGAACTTTTTGTTGAACATGGTGGTGATGATGTCATTCATAACTAGTTAGACAAATAGTACAACAGAAATGTCTGCAATGAGTTAACTAGGTTTTGAAAAATGTGCATTACACATTGTAGGTTTAAAAGCAGGCAAGTCAGCATACTATACTATGTGTCAGCTAAAAATACTATATTTGTTCCCAAGCCTAATCCCAATGGCCCTAATAAAGCAGCAGCGTGGAGCCATTAGCATGTATCCTAATTGGTAGCAGGCCCAAAGCCAGGTGCTATTGTGAATGACAGAAATAATCATGGTTAAAGTGATCATGGTAGAAGTGAAACTTATCTTTAAGGAAGTAAAAGTTCAACTAAAGAAAAGAGGCGTGAAAATTGAACAGTGCACTTAGAGGAGAAACAGTGTGGTGACCCCAGATGagctacttttttttatataggcAGAAAAAGAAGATTAATGATTCATTTATCTTTTAACACAATTTTAAATAGTCTTTTGACCTTTGTTTGAAGGTTTGTGCTTGATAGCTTTAAATGATCTGTAATTTGATTGCAGACTAGTCAGTCAACCCCCCTAGTTTGTGCCCTAACCACAAACATGATGTACCTTGGTGCAGAGACCATTGTACAGTTATTTTTGAGCTTATCTGTGAATATGACATCTcatctgttgtttatttatctaGTCCTAGTTTTTACACAGAGTATTGGTTCAGTCTATgcaaaagcagagcagagagctaCAAATGCATGAATGCAGGGTTATACTGAAGCTCTAAAACAATACCTCTCCTTCTGTCCTCCTCTATCCAGTCAGCTATTGTGCAaactttataaattaaaaaggagatatgtatatataaatgtaacAGTGTTCTGAAAACCAGATTGAAAGGCATCTAAAGACTTGTCCAGTCTGTAGACCCTACATATACAATACTGTGCTGTGCGTTTATACACTTTggatatttagatttttatccATCATGCAATTTTAACAATCCAGCTCCAGATTCATTCTGCAGCATGACAGCAACTACTTccaacatgcacacagtcatAAAAACCTATGTTTAGAAAAGAGAAGTAGTCATGTAACCGATAGTTTGCTCCCTCCAGCGTCTTGCACTCAACATCATCAAGTCAGTCTGGGATtatacaaagagacaaaagcGATAAAGACTGCCCGAAAGCAGGTAGAAACTCACAGTGGCAtgaggagaacatgcaaactctacACAGAAAGGTAACAGGCTGAATTCAAGCCCAGGCCCGTCCTGATCCTGCTCATATTGATATATCATGGAAGCTTGATGTACAGTCACATGTGTCCATTTTTTGTTCTCTTAGACTTTGGTGTGCATTTATGCCAGTTACATAAATCCAAACAGAACTTGGACAGACAAAGGCTGCTTACACCAAATCTTAATTTGTTTCAGGATTTTCTGTGTATGAAGCAAAGCAGGCATGTGTGGCACAACTTCACCTACTCTACGATTACATTTCACTTTACTTTCAGTGCCTACTACTCTTGCATAGCATCATCAACAGTTACTGTTTGTGAGTCAAGCTTGGTGAAACATACAATTAGATCATGGAGGATGTTTCCGTTTCCTCACAACTGATCTctggaaaaggggaaaaactgAAATTTCCTCCGGGCTGCAACAGATAtgtgaactgtgtttttttttttccagataaCGTTATGTGGCTTTGACAAAAGACAACCAACTGACTTGACTGTCTTTATATTAACTTCTTCTGAACCACATTAGCGGACAAACGAACCGAGCTGAACGTGTAGTTTTCGCCTTCTAGCGTTTCGCTGCGGGCTGACATTTGTGTAGTTAGCTGGACGGCTGCTAAGCTAGCTACCTTTCTTAGCTTTGTCAGCGGGTATATTCTGGGCTCGGAGCCGCTGGTCCAAGATGTACAGCATTTCTCCGCCGAGATTAATGAAGAGCAGCGGTAGAGTCCTTGAAGACATGATGCTAATCTGGTCGGTTTAATCGCTCCAGAAAATGTAAGATGCTAGCGATTGTAGCTAGCTCGTTGATAGGGGCTCGATCTGTTTGGTAAAGCCTCTTCTGGTTGCCAGGCCACGAAGGAAGCAGCCAATCGGGGCTCAGTTCGTTGTGACGTAGAGGAAAGGGAAGCGGAAGACGAGTGTGAAACTTTCGATTTAACCACAGTGTGAATTATATATTGTGCCCATTACACATCGAAAAAATCCCATTTTTCAACAGCAGAGGTAAAAAGACAGACTCAGTTCCtttattcattgttttcctATGGTCATACAAAGTATTTCTGTAAATATAGCCTAATTTTGCCATTCAAACCTCTaaaaaaatccttaaaaaagtaataaatttAACACAGTAGATCTTGGAATTGATAAACAGCCCAACATATGCTCACACTAAGGCCATACCCTGTAAAagagtttattgtttttaagGATTTTCAAGGCAAAAAGAATGGAAATCAATAGTTTCCACAGTTACATCAAAGTATCAGGTGTATCATCTTATCGTAAGAGAGAAAACTACAAGAAATtactttaacaataaaacattttttattgatAACAATGCGTAAACCATTATACAAAATGGTTTATGCACAGATGCAGTTATTGTGACTGAACAATGCAATTTATTTACACTAATGCGGACTACAGACTTTGTCACACTTAAACAAATGCTGCGagtaacattacatttattacactgaattatatattttacttttgaattgaattgttccAACTTGGCTGTCTGAAAAAAAGATACAGAAATCAGGAAATACTTCCACAATATTTGGACGTCATCAACAAAAATCAATGTATGAATTGATTGAGGTGAAATCCTTCATGTCCTGTTACAGTGACATCTCTCCGTTTCTGATGCGGATTTCTCTAGCCATCCTGCACACCTCACAAAGTCCACAGAAAAAGGTCATCAAGGCATCGTTGCATACTGTTCCCTGTAATTAAAAGATTGCAAAAAAATCCCAGCATTAAAAATCAGTCTTCTATGAGAAAATATTCTGAAGTTCATATTTCATCATGTGGCAGTAAACACCCAAGATTGCTTAAGTTCCTGAAATTTCTGGCTTTCATCGCAACAAAATTACTGGAAACAGCCAGTCTTCCCACGTGAAACATAAGGCACcactgaaaacagaagagaagctgTTCTGGAAAGTTTTAAATACAACTACATTAATTTTCCGAGTTACATACCTGAATACCGTACGTCAGCCTCATATGAGTCCTCATGGCTGTTAATCCTCCTGGGACACAACCCAAACAGCAGTTTTCTCCGTATTTATTTGCTGTGTAGCAGCTCAGTGCCATTGGACAGACACATCCAAGAGCACCTACACAATAGAAGTGTATTTCACAGTGAGATtttgaaagagaaaacaaaacaaacaaacaaacaaaacaaaaaaaagaatgaaagcaTGAAATATGTTGTGTCTTGAACTCACAGACTAACAAGTCACTGCAGCAGGAGCACAAGCCTGTGCTCCACTCTCCTGTTTGGACGTTGGTCCCATAGCCGCCTGCACCTGGTTGATGGGTGACCACTGGGTTTGACATTTTCGTTTACTGGGTCTACTTGTTGTTATTAAGGTGCCTAGTTAAAAGACAATGAGGTATTAGAACAAAATAAGTGCAATTTGTTTTAAGTGGAAAAACTGTAGGAGAAATGACCCTAATCAGTCTTTCCATGTGTCAtaattgttttcacatttgGTCATATGTAGTTATATGTAATGCTAAAGATTTCCAGGGTGGGAGCTGTCATGGTCTGACTTCTCATTGAATAATTCAGAGAATACAAATATAACAACATATATAACAACAAATATAACGgaagaataagaagaataaaagataagatgctttttttaaaatagtagAACAACCCTATAATAGTATTCACATGTAACTCATAGTTTGCAGCTCAGTTAGTGATCATGAAGCTCTGCTGCCATGCATGCAGCAAATATTTAACTTCCTCAACACCATATGAGGCACTGGTTTGTGGTCTTTGAAAGCTTTAGATTTACACAACAATTTATTAGCAATTGCTTGACATGGCTTTAAAATCAGGTACTTTTAGACAATCCTACTTATCATACTGCTGTATACTCAGCATCATCCACTAATATTTCtcagaaaatattcagtttggtATTTTTTGTGTACCAAGACTTGACTGCAAAATAGCATGATTAGACTACATGATATGTTATATAAACTATTATATACAAATGTATATGTATGAAACGAGTATGAcgtaataaaaacatgttgtcaAAGGCTGTTTATCCAGATTCacaacttttaaaacaaaacttttaaTGGCTACCAATTATTAGTGAATTCTGAAGTTAATTTACtgcaagaggaaaaagaggTTTCACTTACCAGAAGTAAGTTGTCAGTCTGCACTCCTCCTGATCGAACTGACAAACTGCACACCACACAGGAAGCTGTGTCAAGCTTGAGCTGTGAAATGCTGGCTTGCCAACAAACTGCAGTTTCTGGGGATGACAAAGATCTGTGGTGATTCACTAACAAACTCAGACCATTAACAAGAAGTGCTCCTCTCGTTTGACGCTGACAGTGGGTATAATCTCCAAAAGCTTGATCTTTTGCGCATTTATCTGTTATGAGGttggttttaaatgattttgcaATCCCACATCAGATCAGCACAGCTCGAAGAGCTCAAACTGTTGTCAGAACGCTTTAGACTAAGTCTTCATATGGCACCACAAATGCATCACATCCCTTGTCACTTAGCTTGTGGTTTCGGTCAACCTGTCACCAATGCAGCTTGTAAAAGAAGGGGTGGATTTATGTGAGATTTGAACCTGTACATAATGGCAtgcaactgcaaaaaaaaaaagcaaaactaaaaactTTTTTGGCTCTAGACTCAGAAAGGTCTTGTTATTTGTTTATCTATATGTGGTATTTACTTTCTGTCCCCGGTTAATCTTTAGCTGCAAGCAAAGTAGCTGTGTACCCAACATGGCAGAGAAGCTGTCATGCTCTGATAGTGTTGCATTGAAGGCCAAAGGTAAATGAAAGCACATACCTTGATATTCCTAGGTCTTGCCTTAACCAACTGTTCTTGATTTATTTCTGGAATTGGCTACTCCTGTTTGGCCTAGCCTTTTCAATATTGGGTTTACTGTTATTTATCTCCACTTTTTTTCTTAACCTGGATtctattgtgttttgtgtttcagtatgGACTTTTTACTTGGTTATACCCAGGTTTTAACTTCTTTCTGCTTCATCATTTTAATCTTTATGGGATATGGCTGAATAACTTCATGTGCCTGCTGAGTGAGTGTGGCCCCTCTTCCTCCTGCATGGTtgctatgtgtttgtgttgggtGATTACATATGATCACTGTCGGGTATCCTCTACCTGAGCCCGTTCTGGATAGCTATCACTGTCTTGGGTCTTTTTGTATATCCTTTTTTGAAACCTAGACATCTCTGCGCTAGCTAATCCATGCATCCCCTAGGCTGACCAACAAGAGATTCGaatcaaaaacattattttataaacagGAATTTTGTGGTTGATGGTGATGCTTGTTCATAGACACTGGGCGTAAGGCCAATCAAAAAACTTTTTGAAAAATGTCGATCATATTGAAATATTAGATGCTTAAAGGCACTAAAACATGTTGGCATAAAGTGAGCATACTAGAAACATGTCACTGCTTTACAGATCGTGAGAAAACAGGTTTGCCATTGCAAAGTGCTATAAACCACAAAATAGCAGTTTGGCTATATTGTGTTAAACTATCAAAAAGTTTGGTTTACTTGAATTCCACAGTGCAGTTTATATATTGCACAAGACAGCTCAAAGGCTTCTGCAGCAATGAGTTGAATTTAGCATTTCAGATATAGTAATATATTTCAGCACAAATTCATTTCCCAAGTTCATTTAAATATCATGCTGTAGGCCACTTTATTAGTCTTAACAATTcgaacaacaacaacctgtaGAAGCAGACAATATTTCATAATGGTAACACTTTAGGAATTAAGACATTTATCCACATGACACACCGACATGTAAAGATGTAAAGATATGCAATCATTTAGAATAAAGTgttgtaatatatttataaagtataTTGTCTTTTATTGGGTGTTAATAGCTTTTGTCTCGGCTGCTTCTATGTCTGCGGAGGCTAAACTTTGCTTCATCTTcagtctctgctctgctttctgCTTTTGCACTTCGTTGAAGAcctgtgaagaaacacaacaaagtgtCAGGGGAGGCATGAAAAAACACCCTCACCATGTTAGCTAGATGAGTGTATACATCAACATCCACTAAGTTTAAGAAATTGTGTGAGACACTTTATAGTATACTCTTTTGCtagtgtgaaatgaaagactTTTTAGCAATAAAAATATAGCTTGTTTGCTACCTTAATGCACAAGGCCTTCTTTGCCAGCCAACGCCGGGTGACCCGTCTGTAGTACTCCGGGGGGAAAGTGTAGGTGATGCCCAGCTGCTCACAAACCTTCTCAAAGGCATCATAGCGAACCAACCTAAGgtgttttaaaagctttttccTTTGGTCAATGGCCATGAGCATTCGCCTCTTGTTAGTTTTATCCTGGAATGGATTAACATACAAAAAGACAGGGTTATACGACATGTTTGACACCAAATTATGAAGTAATGACTGTTTACACACTATGCTTGTGAGAAAATACTTAATTGCAAACCAGAGGATACAACCTCAGAACGCTATCTGTGTCCATTTAAacacgacaaaaaaaaaaaaaaaaaaaaaacaaaacctctacATGTGATGCAACATGGAAATTTCCAACCATGACTGTGCTATGCATGTTCTTATTTAATGTGGGGGAGTACACAGGATATCCTGTAGTGCATACTTGACACGAGAGGAAGACAGCGAGGAGATGTGGAGATGTGGTCATACATGAAATGTTCTTGTGTTGCAACTCATCTGCTCGAAATCACATTACGTCATCAAAGTTTTGTATATAACTTAGTCCACAGACTAAGTTTCGCTTTTTGGCTATGAAGGGAGAAGATTTATGTTAAGATGACAATGATTCAACTCCTTCACTCACCTTGTGATGTTTGTGCAAGTGCTCCTGATAGTTTCGAATTCGTGCTGTCAAAATGGCCACTGCAGAAGACAAGACAGTAAAAGATGGGTTGAATTAGCATACCATTAAAACGGGTTTCCCC
This genomic stretch from Anabas testudineus chromosome 16, fAnaTes1.2, whole genome shotgun sequence harbors:
- the LOC113168795 gene encoding cornifelin homolog, encoding MSNPVVTHQPGAGGYGTNVQTGEWSTGLCSCCSDLLVCALGCVCPMALSCYTANKYGENCCLGCVPGGLTAMRTHMRLTYGIQGTVCNDALMTFFCGLCEVCRMAREIRIRNGEMSL